One genomic region from Sphingobacterium sp. UGAL515B_05 encodes:
- a CDS encoding suppressor of fused domain protein yields the protein MSGEEEESPSEKKDTEITAGGSTVYRYEDQSDDKDPKSLFPEVQCVYLDEIEEHLTKYIAEPDMVFHEIISELVHIDVHWIKPSANYPFHILVTSGMSDLAMHVPDEVENKETYERAELMVVLPADWKIGEEEFQDDNNYWPVYFLKRLARFPHEYKTWLGYGHTIPNGMEAEDIANTGFGCMLLLPPMLSFDEEFLELKTKDGNLINFYAMIPVYKEEMDYKLEEGTDALLDLFDEYGISELVDIDRPNVCRGR from the coding sequence ATGAGCGGCGAAGAGGAAGAATCTCCGTCCGAAAAAAAAGATACAGAAATTACTGCCGGAGGGTCTACGGTCTACCGTTATGAAGATCAATCTGATGATAAGGATCCAAAAAGCCTATTTCCGGAGGTACAATGTGTCTATCTGGATGAAATCGAGGAGCATTTGACCAAATATATTGCCGAACCCGATATGGTGTTCCATGAGATTATCTCCGAACTTGTTCATATCGATGTGCATTGGATTAAACCAAGTGCAAACTATCCATTCCATATATTGGTTACTTCAGGCATGAGTGATTTGGCCATGCATGTTCCAGATGAAGTTGAAAACAAAGAGACTTATGAGCGGGCGGAGCTGATGGTCGTGTTGCCCGCAGATTGGAAGATCGGAGAAGAGGAATTTCAGGATGACAACAATTATTGGCCGGTCTACTTTTTGAAAAGATTAGCGCGGTTTCCACATGAGTACAAAACCTGGTTGGGATATGGGCATACCATTCCCAATGGGATGGAAGCCGAGGATATTGCAAATACAGGTTTCGGTTGTATGTTGCTGCTTCCACCTATGCTAAGTTTTGATGAGGAATTTTTGGAGTTAAAAACCAAAGATGGTAATCTGATCAATTTTTATGCAATGATCCCTGTATATAAAGAAGAGATGGATTACAAACTTGAAGAGGGTACAGATGCACTCTTAGACCTGTTTGATGAGTATGGAATTTCAGAACTGGTCGATATTGACCGTCCCAATGTATGTAGAGGTAGATAG
- a CDS encoding energy transducer TonB, producing MVLCTSAGAQVIAKRDIPADSIAQHVDDFPYFKGGVVAWSRFLQNNLDLSGTIRAMDSVAYAKYGSRQTAMLKFIVCEDGEICNIEIENPDKVSPEFAKAVLSAMRRSPQWMPGQVKGKPVKTRFRQPVVAVIE from the coding sequence ATGGTATTGTGTACTTCCGCAGGTGCACAAGTGATTGCTAAACGGGATATTCCTGCAGACAGTATTGCACAGCACGTTGATGATTTTCCCTATTTTAAGGGCGGGGTGGTGGCCTGGTCCAGATTTTTGCAAAATAACTTGGATTTGTCGGGAACAATCAGGGCAATGGACAGTGTGGCCTATGCAAAATATGGATCTCGGCAGACGGCAATGCTGAAATTTATTGTTTGTGAAGACGGGGAGATCTGTAATATTGAAATCGAGAATCCCGATAAGGTGAGTCCCGAGTTTGCAAAGGCTGTGTTGTCTGCCATGCGCAGATCGCCGCAATGGATGCCGGGACAGGTCAAAGGAAAACCAGTTAAAACAAGATTTAGACAGCCTGTAGTAGCTGTAATTGAATAA